In Pseudomonas fluorescens, a genomic segment contains:
- a CDS encoding mannose-1-phosphate guanylyltransferase/mannose-6-phosphate isomerase: MLIPVILAGGSGSRLWPLSRQMNPKQFLRLTDKSLSMLQQTIGRLDGVDVATPQVICNEQHRFLVAEQLRQLDLEQATILLEPVGRNTAPAIALAACKALQADGDPILLVLAADHLIDDVPAFHASLAVALPLAEAGKLVTFGITPTCAHTGYGYIEQGEPVGAGGFAVKRFVEKPDAATAADYLARGDYCWNSGMFMFRASRYLDVLAQFQPVMLAACRAALAGGSQDQLFTRVDAAAFAACPDDSIDYAVMEKTRDAIMVPLQAGWSDIGSWSALWDACEKTEAGNVLQGDVLQLDSHNTYVNADSRLVATVGVQDLIIVETKDAVLVAHKDQVQQVKAIVDQLKRDGRHEHLNHREVYRPWGMYDSIDNGHRYQVKRITVKPGAKLSVQMHHHRAEHWIVVSGTAKVTNGEQTYLVSENQSTYIPIGQVHALENPGVIALELIEVQSGSYLGEDDIVRFEDKYGRA, encoded by the coding sequence ATGTTAATACCGGTGATCTTGGCGGGCGGTTCGGGCTCGCGCCTGTGGCCGCTCTCACGGCAAATGAACCCCAAGCAGTTCCTGCGCCTGACCGATAAAAGCCTGTCGATGTTGCAGCAGACCATCGGCCGCCTGGACGGCGTGGATGTCGCCACGCCCCAAGTGATCTGCAATGAGCAGCACCGCTTCCTGGTGGCCGAGCAATTGCGCCAGTTGGACCTGGAACAGGCGACCATCCTGCTCGAACCCGTGGGGCGCAACACCGCACCGGCCATCGCCCTGGCGGCGTGCAAGGCGCTGCAAGCCGACGGTGACCCGATCCTGCTGGTGCTGGCGGCGGATCATCTGATCGATGATGTGCCGGCGTTTCATGCCAGCCTTGCAGTGGCGCTGCCCCTGGCCGAGGCGGGCAAGCTGGTGACCTTTGGCATCACGCCGACGTGTGCGCACACCGGCTATGGCTATATCGAACAGGGTGAGCCGGTGGGCGCGGGCGGTTTTGCGGTCAAGCGCTTTGTCGAGAAACCCGATGCGGCCACCGCCGCCGACTACCTGGCGCGCGGTGACTATTGCTGGAACAGCGGCATGTTCATGTTCCGCGCCAGTCGCTATCTGGACGTGTTGGCGCAGTTCCAGCCGGTGATGCTCGCTGCGTGCCGTGCGGCGCTGGCCGGTGGCAGCCAGGATCAACTGTTCACGCGGGTCGATGCCGCAGCATTTGCGGCCTGCCCGGATGACTCCATCGATTACGCGGTGATGGAAAAAACCCGCGACGCGATCATGGTGCCCTTGCAGGCCGGTTGGAGTGATATCGGTTCCTGGTCGGCATTGTGGGACGCCTGCGAGAAAACCGAGGCCGGCAATGTACTGCAAGGCGACGTGCTGCAACTGGATAGCCACAACACCTATGTGAACGCCGACAGCCGCCTGGTGGCCACCGTGGGGGTGCAGGACTTGATCATCGTCGAGACCAAGGACGCGGTGCTGGTGGCGCACAAGGATCAGGTCCAGCAGGTCAAGGCCATCGTCGACCAGCTCAAGCGCGACGGGCGTCATGAACACCTCAACCATCGCGAGGTGTACCGGCCCTGGGGCATGTACGACTCGATCGACAACGGCCACCGCTACCAGGTCAAGCGCATCACCGTGAAGCCTGGCGCCAAGCTGTCGGTGCAGATGCATCATCACCGCGCCGAACACTGGATCGTGGTCAGTGGCACGGCCAAGGTCACCAACGGCGAACAGACCTATCTGGTCTCGGAGAACCAATCGACTTATATCCCTATCGGCCAGGTGCATGCGCTGGAAAACCCAGGGGTGATCGCGTTGGAGTTGATCGAGGTGCAATCGGGCTCCTATCTGGGAGAGGACGATATCGTGCGCTTTGAAGACAAGTACGGCAGGGCATGA